One region of Pseudomonadota bacterium genomic DNA includes:
- a CDS encoding NAD(P)/FAD-dependent oxidoreductase, with the protein MRIADVLVVGAGPAGIAAAAQCARLGLQVRIVDRTGRAGGLVVNGFLVENYPGLEPMPGEALAARLRDHLARFELVVERREVRDLVNDDGVWIVTADREEIAARALVLAVGTKGKPLGAEGEAQARDRVFTELRALLEAVPRPVHVVVVGGGEASLDYALSLAARGASVTLLVRSGALKARGRLAEIVARTPAVEIRLTARVERIVPSDGALAVEVAYLDGARFLGADAVLVAIGRTPALEPIFPSCGHGRPKGRQIEVSPDLFVCGDARSGGLGQIGIAVGDGLEAAGIIAERILRPGDR; encoded by the coding sequence ATGCGCATCGCGGACGTCCTAGTCGTCGGCGCCGGCCCGGCCGGGATCGCCGCGGCCGCGCAGTGCGCGCGCCTCGGCCTGCAGGTGCGGATCGTCGACCGGACCGGCCGCGCGGGCGGCCTCGTGGTGAACGGCTTCCTCGTCGAGAACTACCCGGGCCTCGAGCCCATGCCCGGCGAGGCGCTCGCGGCGCGCCTTCGCGATCACCTCGCGCGCTTCGAGCTCGTGGTGGAGAGGCGGGAGGTGCGCGATCTCGTGAACGATGACGGCGTCTGGATCGTGACCGCGGATCGGGAGGAGATCGCGGCGCGCGCGCTCGTGCTCGCCGTCGGGACGAAGGGGAAGCCGCTCGGCGCGGAGGGGGAGGCGCAGGCGCGGGACCGCGTGTTCACCGAGCTGCGCGCGCTCCTCGAGGCGGTGCCGCGACCCGTGCACGTCGTCGTCGTGGGCGGCGGCGAGGCGTCGCTCGATTACGCGCTCTCGCTCGCGGCGCGGGGGGCGTCGGTGACGCTCCTCGTGCGCTCCGGGGCGCTCAAGGCGCGCGGCCGCCTCGCGGAGATCGTGGCGCGAACGCCGGCTGTCGAGATCCGGCTTACGGCGCGCGTCGAGCGCATCGTCCCCTCGGACGGCGCGCTTGCGGTCGAGGTCGCGTACCTCGACGGCGCCCGTTTTCTCGGCGCGGACGCGGTGCTCGTCGCGATCGGCAGGACCCCGGCGCTCGAGCCGATCTTCCCGTCGTGCGGCCACGGCCGGCCGAAGGGGCGGCAGATCGAGGTGTCGCCGGATCTCTTCGTGTGCGGCGACGCCCGCTCGGGCGGCCTCGGGCAGATCGGGATCGCGGTCGGCGACGGCCTCGAGGCGGCGGGGATCATCGCCGAGCGGATCCTGCGCCCCGGCGATCGCTGA